From Amphiura filiformis chromosome 20, Afil_fr2py, whole genome shotgun sequence, a single genomic window includes:
- the LOC140142423 gene encoding uncharacterized protein, with amino-acid sequence MDVEDYLSECHRQLNDATYYKPLPKDPTAVFARKVTAAVKDARSAGIIDDDMQSVLTPNQPRPGRFYVLPKIHKRYDSFPVGRPIISGCGTATEKISLFVDQHLKPYVKTLPSYVEDDNDFLRKLVQINEQHGPLPDDAILCTMDVTALYTNIPTNEFIAACQHYLSQQHSTTEVEVLSRFMELTLTQNNFELAGKHYIQVLGTAIGTCMAPSGACLFMGRLEENFLSVATKKPLIWLRYIDDVFLIWTHGEEELDKFIAHCNTRHPTIKFTAERSCNSISFLDVMVGLQNGFLETDLYSKPTDTHQYLLWSSCHPKHTKQSLPYGLAFRLRRICSSDDVLATRVDQLKQHLLDRGYPAKVIQKQIQKAIDVPRSEALEPRQTSESKGDERIPFVMTYDPSHSSIASIIKKYLPILHSSNRCKAAISEPPMVAFRRPRNIKDAIVRSAMKPTSQVQSRGFQPCNKCAACEHKHNTCCTQHTVSSQDFSSYVTGQHFNINHPLNCLSTNVIYLINCKKCGQQYVGETKRALKTRLLEHCGDTKHNRDKPVARHFNKPNHTCDDIQIMAIDRPSSTNYFHRLALESKWINILQTSAPLGMNVKSHR; translated from the coding sequence ATGGATGTGGAGGATTATCTTTCAGAGTGTCATCGCCAACTTAATGATGCTACATATTACAAGCCTCTTCCTAAAGATCCTACGGCTGTGTTTGCTCGTAAAGTTACAGCAGCGGTTAAGGATGCTCGTTCTGCAGGCATCATTGATGATGATATGCAGTCTGTGCTTACTCCCAACCAACCTAGACCGGGCCGTTTTTATGTTCTCCCAAAGATCCATAAGAGATATGATTCTTTTCCAGTAGGAAGACCGATCATAAGCGGATGTGGTACAGCTACAGAAAAGATTTCTCTTTTCGTTGATCAGCATCTAAAGCCTTATGTCAAGACCCTGCCATCCTATGTGGAGGATGATAACGACTTCTTGCGGAAGCTAGTTCAGATCAACGAACAACATGGTCCTCTTCCTGATGATGCTATCCTGTGTACTATGGACGTCACTGCATTGTACACAAACATTCCTACTAACGAGTTCATTGCAGCTTGTCAGCACTATTTGTCCCAGCAGCACTCAACTACTGAAGTGGAGGTGCTTAGCAGATTTATGGAGCTCACTCTTACTCAAAATAACTTTGAACTTGCTGGAAAACATTATATCCAGGTTCTTGGCACTGCCATTGGCACCTGCATGGCTCCTTCTGGGGCCTGTCTATTTATGGGTCGCTTAGAGGAGAACTTCCTCTCTGTTGCTACCAAAAAGCCTCTTATTTGGCTGAGGTACATCGATGATGTATTCTTGATTTGGACACATGGAGAAGAAGAACTTGACAAGTTCATCGCTCACTGCAACACAAGACATCCGACCATCAAATTTACGGCTGAACGATCTTGCAACTCCATTTCATTTTTAGATGTTATGGTTGGCCTTCAAAATGGATTTCTTGAAACAGACCTCTACTCCAAACCAACTGACACACACCAGTATCTTCTGTGGTCGTCTTGTCATCCTAAACATACAAAGCAGAGCCTCCCCTATGGTCTTGCTTTTAGATTACGTCGCATTTGTTCTTCTGATGATGTTCTCGCCACAAGAGTTGACCAACTGAAACAACACCTCCTAGATAGAGGATACCCAGCAAAGGTCATTCAGAAACAAATCCAGAAAGCCATTGATGTTCCTAGATCGGAAGCATTGGAACCCCGTCAAACTAGTGAGAGCAAGGGTGATGAACGCATACCATTCGTCATGACATATGACCCTTCGCATTCTTCAATTGCTTCTATCATCAAGAAGTACCTCCCCattcttcattcttcaaatcGTTGCAAAGCAGCTATCTCTGAACCGCCTATGGTAGCATTTAGACGGCCACGGAACATCAAAGATGCTATAGTCAGATCGGCCATGAAACCAACTTCTCAGGTCCAGTCGAGAGGGTTCCAGCCATGTAACAAGTGTGCGGCATGCGAACACAAACACAATACATGCTGTACACAGCACACAGTCTCAAGTCAAGATTTTTCGAGCTATGTTACTGGTCAACATTTTAACATCAATCACCCCCTTAATTGTCTGTCGACTAACGTGATTTATCTCATCAATTGCAAGAAGTGCGGACAACAATATGTTGGCGAGACCAAACGTGCCTTGAAAACTAGATTACTGGAGCATTGTGGGGACACAAAACATAACAGAGACAAACCGGTGGCCAGGCATTTCAACAAGCCAAACCACACTTGTGATGACATACAGATCATGGCCATTGATAGACCCAGTAGCACTAACTATTTCCACAGACTAGCTCTTGAGTCTAAATGGATCAACATTTTACAGACTTCTGCTCCTCTGGGTATGAATGTTAAAAGTCATCGTTAA